CACGCTCTCTTACGGCGGGCAGCTCGTGGCCATGGGCACCATGGGCTACAAGCACGAGAGCATGGCCGGCAACGGCGTGCGCACCACCGCCATCCTCTCGAAAACACAAATCAATCTGAAGCTGATCCCGGGCGTCGACGGCCATCCGGAAATCTGCCAGTTGGTTTCCTACAATCTCACCGACATTACGGTGAAAGGCTCGTGGCTCGGCCCGGGCCGGCTGCATCTCGTGCCGCATGTCAATGCGCCGGTTGCGGATTTTCCGGTGCGCAAGATCGTGGGCGCTCATCATTTCGTTGCCGATGTGACGCTGCCCTATGGGCGCGTCCTGCACGACTACAACAAGGCATGACAGACCGGCGCCAAAGCGGCCGGTTGTCATACAGGTGTCACGTAACAGCCCTCAGGTGCCTTGCACTGGGGAAATGCGTCGAATGACGTGTAAGTAAGGTGGGGTTTTAGCCATGACTGATATCACGGCTCCAATGTCCGCTGCGGCGGGTTCACATGAAGGCAAGCCGAAGCTCGACCAGCCGGTCAATCCGCTCGCCATCATCCTTTTCATGGGCGTCGTCGGCGCCGGACTTTTGTTTGTTGCCTACAGCCTCTACTCCGACGTGGAGGCGACGGGCGCCAAGGTCACGACGTATCTTCCATATATTCTTCTGTTCGTGGCCCTGCTGATTGCGCTCGGCTTCGAATTCGTCAACGGCTTCCACGACACCGCGAATGCGGTGGCGACCGTGATCTACACCCACTCGCTGCCGGCCAATGTCGCCGTGGTGTGGTCGGGTGCGTTCAACCTGCTCGGCGTTCTGGTCTCGAGCGGCGCGGTCGCGTTCGGCATCATCTCGCTCTTGCCCGTCGAATTGATCCTTCAAGTCGGAAGCGGCGCAGGCTTCGCGATGGTGTTCGCACTCTTGATCTCGGCGATCATCTGGAATCTCGGCACCTGGTGGCTCGGGCTGCCGGCGTCGAGCTCTCATACGCTGATCGGCTCGATCATCGGCGTCGGCGTCGCCAATGCGCTGATGCACGGCCAGAGCGGCACCTCGGGTGTCGATTGGAGCAAGGCCACCGAGATCGGCTACGCGCTTCTGCTGTCGCCGGTGTTCGGCTTCTGCCTGGCCGCGGTCATGCTCCTGCTCTTGAAGGTGCTGGTCCGCAACCCGGCCCTCTATGCCGCGCCGAAGGGCGAGACGCCGCCGCCGTGGTGGATCCGCGGCCTCCTGATCCTGACCTGCACCGGCGTGTCGTTCGCGCACGGTTCGAATGACGGGCAGAAGGGCATGGGCCTGATCATGCTGATCCTGATCGGCACGGTACCGACCGCCTACGCGCTCAACCGCGCGATGCCGGATTCGCAGATGGCCGAGTTCCGCACCACCTCGACGGCTGCCGCCGATGTGATCGCGAGGAAGGGCGCGGGCTACAACGTCATCGGCGATCCGCGTCCGGCGGTGACACAATACGTGTCGCAGCGCAGTATCAGCGAAGGCACGTATCCGTCGCTTTCGGTGCTGGTGCAGGACATCTCCAAGCAGGTTTCCGAGTACGGCACGCTGGCCAAAGTGCCGGCCGAAAAGGTCGGCAACACCCGCAACGACATGTACCTCGTCTCGGAAGCGATCCGCTTCCTGATGAAGGACAAGGAGAACGATCTCAACGCCGAAGAGGTCGGTAAGCTCAACGCCTATAAAAAGTCGCTCGACAACTCGACCAAGTTCATTCCGAACTGGGTCAAGATCGTGGTGGCGATTGCACTTGGCCTCGGCACCATGGTCGGCTGGAAGCGCATCGTCGTCACAGTCGGCGAGAAGATCGGCAAGAGCCACCTGACCTACGCACAGGGTGCTGCTGCCGAACTCGTTGCGGCAGCGACCATCGGCGCAGCCGACGGCCTCGGCCTGCCGGTTTCGACGACTCACGTGCTGTCGTCCGGCGTCGCCGGCACGATGGCCGCGAGCGGCTCCGGCCTGCAATGGGAGACTGTGCGCAACCTGGCGATGGCCTGGGTGCTCACGTTGCCCTGCGCGATGTTGATCTCGGCCGGCCTGTTCTTTGTGTTCGTCCATATCTTCTAGACACGACGTTTTCGAAGCGATCACGGCGCGCGTTGCGACAGCAGCGCGCGCCGTTTGCTTTTCCGGCAAGTGCCTGAGAGCGGATAAGAAAATGGCCCCGCCT
The Rhodoplanes sp. Z2-YC6860 genome window above contains:
- a CDS encoding inorganic phosphate transporter codes for the protein MTDITAPMSAAAGSHEGKPKLDQPVNPLAIILFMGVVGAGLLFVAYSLYSDVEATGAKVTTYLPYILLFVALLIALGFEFVNGFHDTANAVATVIYTHSLPANVAVVWSGAFNLLGVLVSSGAVAFGIISLLPVELILQVGSGAGFAMVFALLISAIIWNLGTWWLGLPASSSHTLIGSIIGVGVANALMHGQSGTSGVDWSKATEIGYALLLSPVFGFCLAAVMLLLLKVLVRNPALYAAPKGETPPPWWIRGLLILTCTGVSFAHGSNDGQKGMGLIMLILIGTVPTAYALNRAMPDSQMAEFRTTSTAAADVIARKGAGYNVIGDPRPAVTQYVSQRSISEGTYPSLSVLVQDISKQVSEYGTLAKVPAEKVGNTRNDMYLVSEAIRFLMKDKENDLNAEEVGKLNAYKKSLDNSTKFIPNWVKIVVAIALGLGTMVGWKRIVVTVGEKIGKSHLTYAQGAAAELVAAATIGAADGLGLPVSTTHVLSSGVAGTMAASGSGLQWETVRNLAMAWVLTLPCAMLISAGLFFVFVHIF